The following proteins come from a genomic window of Athalia rosae chromosome 1, iyAthRosa1.1, whole genome shotgun sequence:
- the LOC105683722 gene encoding transport and Golgi organization protein 6 homolog, with translation MDYHHSLLRLTSTEDLENAEDFNDMLVQIVENVHQILPENVIDEIQKTFGRNNNPREAYLKTLLYCLNGVRKSIPLDSNTFLGVNQFRSVKISIEIVISMMIPCLLPGVGIGIQHLCPRAAKLPVEDLTDLEKYDRLSATVQTIADCFDETTMRPAVLLQLGPLLAAFLQLSFAPLMKPCTENKQFSDNASASVKFSMSVDLYNKLKEEQAQFKARLTSMIDKAPQSIVIRELMIILGVQGAPKWLQRETRRLLVNRIMKPKGIASLVLSICDNGIDLGAHWSKLDIIAKLIAAPQSPQPEIYYESICSQLLDLLDSKARDSLIVTNWCINALYEKNTTIFIEKILNPILGPLLIKTEESKPVTILKTEIEVTKCIENLSKCFITTGAKFKCLPIKLLSIAAFPLFQLYNKAYRTAYLHRNTIRQLLLLLLNEESMQENLFLQFLDPENRYTKHHFGDRLTFQFGSTGEFEISSEPESLSCEELGDCLLNLVQSDPALSYKLFCYLLKSLSRHDKESVDEKSNEVLTGNDRDLQEMRDIEIKLVRTKLLSILAETSAIQEAHINKPEQIVSFIKSLIKENSQIDKVNGNDSGTEFNIMYISLMLVKVILTSKPKSAIDWKLFNELMVSLNEMECNDSQLELSSLSKEVVTIIKTQGASARPRYQDLSLRNQEATEFDKALRDLADPLLPVRAHGLMSLTKLIERSDPDTVAKKDVILCLFQENLKHEDSFIYLSAINGISTLATSYPKTVIELLVHEFINVTSNSKDSSLSPDTRAKIGEVLVRVTRSLGDLTPAYKNILINGFLCGTRDVDPLVRASSLSCLGELCKVLGYRLGNIITEVILCIGSIIKTDKIPECRRAAVLVATLMLQGLGKAALASLGSELLPLYRALLSLRKNDDDQVLRLHAQLAIDELDDIVRDFLISKPRLENSIFMLKPTV, from the exons ATGGATTATCACCATAGTCTTTTGCGGTTAACGTCAACTGAAGACCTTG AAAACGCCGAAGACTTCAATGATATGCTGGTTCAAATTGTGGAAAATGTCCATCAAATTCTACCAGAAAACGTCattgatgaaattcaaaagactTTTGGAAGGAACAACAATCCGAG GGAAGCGTACTTGAAGACACTATTGTATTGTCTCAATGGTGTTCGAAAGTCCATACCACTCGATAGCAACACCTTCCTGGGAGTCAACCAATTTCGTTCCGTGAAAATTAGTATCGAAATTGTAATATCAATGATGATACCTTGCCTCCTGCCAGGGGTTGGAATTGGCATACAACATTTATGCCCTCGAGCAGCTAAATTACCTGTCGAAGATCTCACAGATCTAGAG aaaTATGACCGTTTATCTGCAACAGTACAAACGATTGCTGATTGTTTTGATGAGACAACAATGCGTCCAGCAGTTTTACTGCAACTTGGGCCATTGCTTGCAGCTTTTTTACAATTATCATTTGCACCTCTGATGAAGCCTTGTACCGAGAACAAACAATTCTCAGATAACGCTTCTGCGTCAGTGAAATTTAGTATGTCGGTAGATCTGTATAATAAGTTAAAAGAAGAGCAGGCACAGTTCAAAGCAAGGCTTACATCAATGATTGATAAAGCACCGCAATCGATTGTTATTCGAGAATTAATGATAATTCTTGGAGTTCAAGGTGCTCCAAAGTGGCTACAAAGAGAAACCAGGAGACTCCTGGTCAACAGGATTATGAAACCAAAGGGTATCGCATCTCTAGTACTATCCATATGTGATAATGGTATAGATTTAGGTGCTCATTGGTCAAAATTAGATATTATTGCAAAATTAATCGCTGCTCCGCAAAGCCCCCAACCAGAGATTTATTACGAATCCATATGCTCTCAG CTACTCGATCTTCTGGATTCTAAAGCGAGAGATTCATTGATAGTAACCAACTGGTGCATCAACGCACTCTATGAGAAAAACACAACTATTTTCATTGAGAAAATTCTTAATCCTATCTTGGGAccattattaattaaaaccgAAGAATCTAAGCCAGTTACAATACTGAAAACTGAGATCGAAGTCACAAAGTGTATCGAGAATCTATCGAAATGTTTTATCACCACTGGAGCTAAATTCAAATGTTTACCAATTAAACTACTTTCTATTGCCGCGTTTCCCCTTTTCCAATTATACAACAAAGCATATCGCACGGCTTATTTGCATAGAAATACAATTCGGCAGTTGCTGCTTTTACTTTTGAACGAAGAATCGATGCAGGAGAATTTGTTCCTACAGTTTCTAGATCCAGAAAACCGTTACACAAAACACCATTTCGGTGATCGATTGACTTTCCAATTTGGCTCCACTggagaatttgaaatatcaagTGAGCCTGAAAGCCTTAGTTGCGAAGAACTTGGAGACTGCCTATTGAATTTAGTACAATCTGATCCAGCACTGTCTTACAAgttgttttgttatttattgaaaTCTCTATCACGTCACGACAAAGAATCtgttgatgaaaaatcaaacgaggTGCTGACGGGCAATGACAGAGATCTCCAAGAAATGCGTGACATAGAAATCAAGTTGGTACGAACGAAGCTTCTATCAATTCTTGCCGAAACATCTGCTATTCAAGAGGCACATATCAATAAGCCAGAACAAATTGTATCGTTCATAAAATCGTTGATCAAAGAAAACTCTCAAATCGATAAAGTGAACGGAAATGACAGCGGTACAGAATTTAACATAATGTACATTAGTTTGATGTTGGTAAAAGTTATACTCACGAGCAAACCAAAGTCAGCGATAGATTGGAAGCTGTTTAACGAGTTGATGGTATCCCTGAATGAAATGGAATGCAATGACTCGCAATTAGAACTCTCGTCACTGTCCAAGGAGGTTGTAACTATCATAAAAACACAAGGTGCCTCTGCTCGACCACGTTACCAAGATCTCTCACTAAGGAATCAGGAGGCTACTGAATTCGATAAGGCGTTACGGGATCTTGCTGATCCACTGCTACCAGTTCGTGCCCATGGCTTAATGTCGCTCACAAAGTTAATCGAACGCTCAGATCCTGATACTGTAGCCAAGAAGGATGTAATCTTGTGTCTTTTTCAA gaAAACCTCAAGCATGAAGATTCATTCATATACTTAAGCGCTATCAACGGAATctctactctagctacatccTACCCCAAGACGGTTATTGAGTTACTCGTGCATGAATTCATCAATGTAACGTCTAACAGCAAAGATAGCAGCTTGTCACCTGATACTCGAGCTAAGATTGGAGAGGTTTTAGTCAGAGTGACTAGATCCCTTG GTGATCTCACACCAGCTTATAAAAACATATTAATAAATGGATTTCTCTGTGGTACCAGAGATGTCGATCCTTTGGTGCGAGCTTCTAGTCTATCTTGTCTTGGAGAGCTTTGTAAAGTCCTGGGTTACCGTTTGGGAAATATAATAACAGAG GTGATTCTATGCATCGGAAGTATAATCAAGACAGATAAAATTCCAGAATGTCGTAGAGCAGCTGTTTTAGTGGCAACTCTAATGCTTCAAGGATTAGGAAAAGCCGCTCTAGCCAGTCTAGGAAGCGAGTTACTTCCTCTCTATCGAGCTCTATTGAGTCtacgaaaaaatgatgatgacCAAGTATTGCGCCTCCACGCTCAGCTCGCCATTGACGAACTAGATGATATCGTACGTGACTTTCTTATTTCAAAGCCAAGACTCGAAAACAGTATATTCATGTTAAAACCAACGGTgtga